TGGAGAAAATGGCGCAGTTAGGTGCTCAATGGCTTATCCTCGACGAGCATGGTGACCACCAAGACCGAGATTTAGAGATGGGATCTCATGAGTCGAAAAAGCCAATTCATGAACGCCTTAAACATGGTATTGGACAAATTACTCGTCCTCTTGGTACTCACTCTGTCTCGCCTGTCGAAGGAGTAAAAGCTCTTAACGCGTTGCAAGATTATTTGGTTAATCAAACGCGGCTTGGAATACCAGCACTTTCTCATGAAGAATGTTTGGTCGGCTTGATGTCAAAAGATGCGACGCTTTATCCATCTTCACTTAACTACGGTCATACATGGAACCCTGCACTCATCGAAGAAATGTCATCCGACATTGGCAGGCAAGTTAGGGCAGTGGGTGCCCATCAGGGGTTGGCGCCTGTTCTGGATGTATCTCGAGATGTAAGGTGGGGGCGAACCGAGGAAACCTTAGGAGAAGACCCTTATCATGTCGGCTTGCTCGCAACCGCTTATGTCAAAGGTTTACAAGGTGCGAAGCGCGATGTATTGGCAACACTCAAGCATTACGTTGGACATTCATTCAGTGAAGGGGCTCGCAATCATGCGCCGGTCCACATTGGCTTTAAAGAGTTAAATGACACTTTTCTTTTACCTTTTGAGATGGCGGTTAAGCTTGGTAACGCGGGATCTATTATGCCTGCTTACCATGACATTGATGGTGAGCCTTGCCATTCTTCTGAATACCTACTGACCGAAGTGCTTCGTCATCGCTGGGGATTTGATGGGTTATTGGTTGCTGATTATGGTGGTGTTGACTTGCTGTACTCTCATCACGGTATCGCTTCGGACTCAGCGGGTGCTGCCGCTCTATCGTTTAATGCTGGTCTTGATATCGAACTGCCTGATGATGCGTGCTCAACAAAGCTGGAACTTGCCATGGAACGAGGAGAGTTCTCTATCACTAAGCTAGACGAAATTGTGACACGCATTCTGACGATGAAATTTAAACTAGGACTGTTTGAAAATCCCTACTGTGAGTTACCTGCTGAGCCTTTGCACAATGAAGAATCAGAGCGACTTGCGTACCAAGTCGCTGCGGAGTCTATAGTGCTGCTCAAAAACGATGGACTGCTTCCTTTGTCTAATCAAACAAAAGTTGCCTTATTAGGGGCGACGGCGGATGATCAACTCGCTCTATTAGGGGGTTATAGCTTCCCTGTCCATCTAATTCTTAGCAGTGAAGAGAGTGATGCGCGAGTTGCGGCAACCTTGCGCGAAACATTTGAGCAAGCTTTTGATAGTGTGTGCTTTGCAAAGGGCTGCAATATCCTGACAGAAAGACATGCGAATGCCCCTGTATTTCCAGGAGATGTCGACCTTGCGCTATCGCAGTGCTTAGATTCTCCAATCGATATGGATACATCAGGATTTATCGAAGCTGGTGGTGTCATTCAAGACTCAGAGGTTGCTGTTGTTTGCGTGGGTGACCTTGCTGGGCTTTTCCAAACAGGAACGGTTGGAGAAGGGTCTGATGCTGATAGCCTCGATTTACCGGGTGTACAACAAGGGCTTATCGATATGGCGTTAGACTCTGGCAAACCCGTTGTTGTGATTGTTACTGGCGGTCGTCCATACAACTTAGGGCGAGCCGAGAGCGAAGCTGCGGCTATTTTGTATGGCTGGGCTCCAGGACAATGCGGCGCGCAAGCTATTACCGATGCGCTGCTTGGCAAGGTAAATCCGAGTGGTCGTCTGACGGTATCTATTCCGAAGAATGTTGGCGCTGTGCCTTACTACTATAATCATAAGCTAAAGAGCGGCGGTACTCCGATTGCCTACCACTTTGGTTCGAACTACCCCTTCGGATACGGTCTGAGCTACACGACGTTTGAGTATGATGATATTAACATCAAAGCTCATGAGGTGGAGCACGACGAATCTATCGAGGTTACCATGAGCGTGCGGAATACAGGTCAGGTGGCAGGGTATGAGGTTGTCCAGTTGTACGTGAGAGACTTGATTAGTTCACTAGTCCGCCCGATTCGAGAATTAAAAGGGTTTGGTAAGGTGTTTTTGGAGCCAGGAGAACAGAAAACGTTATGCTTCTCGTTACCTGTCGATATGCTCAACTTGACCAACCATCTTCATCAGAGAATTGTGGAAGCGGGTGACTTTGACATTATGATTGGAAAGTCATCAACCGATATTGTGTTTAAAGAGACTATTACCGTGAAGGGTAAGACACGAATTCTGCCGCAACAGTGGCGTATGGTGTGTGAAACTTCGATTTCATAGCATTAAAAAGGAGAGGGGGGCCTCTCCTTTTTAATTTGGTTGGGTAAATGCAGTCTGATTAGTCAGCAGTGTTAACAGACGCCTCGCGGTACTCTTTCGGTGTTTGGTCCAAGTTCTTTTTGAAGACTGTGTACATATATTGTAGTGAAGGGTAACCGCACAACTCGGCAATCTCGACTATCGGCAGTTCCGTGTTACCAAGCAGGTTACATGCACGCTTGAGCTTGGAGTTGTGGATTTCTTGATGGATTGAGTGTCCACGCTCCGCTTTAAATCTCGCCTCCATATTCGAGCGAGAGATACCGACATAACTTAGCACTTGATCAACTTTGATTCCTTTACAGGCATTGTGGCGGATAAAGTGCATCGCTTGAATAACATAGGTATCTTTTAGCGCTTGATAGTCAGTACTTTGACGTTCAAATACCTGAGTCGGTGGAACCATAACTCGGGCATGTTTCAATACTTGGTTTGGGTTAGCCGCTTCGTCTTTGTCTTTGGCATCTAGAAGACGATGAAGCATCTTAGCTGCACGATAACCCATCTGTTTGGTACCTTGCCCTACAGAGCTCAATGATACTCGCGTAAGGTATCGCGCAAGTTCTTCGTTGTCGATGCCAATAACGGACACCTTGTCTGGCACCATGATGTTAAGGTGCTGGCAAACCTGTAACAGGTGACGAGCTCGTGAGTCAGTAACGGCTATGATTCCTGTCGGGGTAGGTAGGCGTTGTAGCCAATCCGCCAACCGATTCATATCATAGGTCCAGGTTCTAGAGTTGGTCTCACTGCCCCGATAAATTGAGCCTGTGTAACCCTCTTTTTTGACAATATTTGAGAAGGCTTTCTCGCGCTCGTGCGCCCAGCGGTTGCACTTGTCGTGTGGCTTACCGTAAAAGGCGAAGTTTTCTAACCCTTTTTCTCGTAAATGTTGGTATGCCAGTTCAACGAGTGCTTGGTTATCGGTAGCGACATAAGGGATGTCTGGGTAGTCTTCATCATTTTCATAAGATCCCCCTACACCGACAACCGGTATATCTGAGTCTTTTAGCAGTTCAGCAATTTTGGGGTTGTCGAAATCGGCGATGACGCCATCGCCTTTCCAGTTATGAAAATTATCTAGGTGTGTTGTGAATTCCTCCTCAAGAAAAATATCCCAATCGCACTGAGATGCTTGTAGGTATTCACCAATACCTTCGATGACCTCTCGGTCATAGACCTTATTGGCATTAAATAGCAGCGTAATTCGAAAACGTTTATCCATGGTGCCCTGATTTTTATTAATGGTGTTATCAGTTTCGAAATTGAGTTTATCAGCGACTCTCTGCGCGTGGTGTGATCTCAGACTCACTCGTGAAATCCGTGAATTCACCTGTAAAAAAACATAATTGTTTGACACGCCTGCTAGGCAGATACTGAATACAGATTAGACGCAGTAGGCTATGCGGAAAAATGCAAGTCTGATCGCGCAACTAAATATGAGAAGTTAAAGGAAACAAATATGTATATAGGTATCGACTTAGGCACTTCGGGAGTTAAGTCTGTCGCGATGACGGAGCAGGGTGAGATCATTGCTTCTTGTACCGTCTCTTTGGAGGTCTCTCGCCCTAAGCCATTATGGTCGGAGCAAGATCCTAGCGCTTGGTGGGAAGCGACATGTGAATCTATTAATGGTCTCAAAGCCTCAGTAAACCTGAGTGATGTTATTGCGATTGGTCTTTCTGGACAAATGCACGGTGCGACGCTTCTTGATGCAAATGGTGATGTATTGAGGCCTGCGATCTTATGGAACGATGGACGCTGTGAGGCGGAATGTAAAGAGCTTGAAGCGGCTGTGCCAAACTCTCGTGATATTATCGGCAATATTATGATGCCTGGCTTTACGGCACCGAAGCTAAAATGGGTGGCAAACCACGAGCCTGAAGTGTTTGCAAAAGTCGATAAGGTACTGCTGCCTAAAGACTATTTGCGTTTCAAAATGACCGGAGACTTCGCGTCGGACATGTCTGATTCTGCTGGTACTTGTTGGTTGGATGTAGAGAAGCGTGCGTGGAGTGAGGAGCTTCTTGTTGCAACGGGGTTATCTGTCTCTCAAATGCCAGAGCTTTTTGAAGGCAGCGCAGTAACTGGTATTTTGAGTCCTGAGATCGCGAATGCATGGGAAATGCCTCAGGTAGCTGTGATCGCTGGTGGCGGAGACAATGCTGCGGGTGCGGTTGGCGTCGGGATTACTCAACCAGGACAAGCGATGCTATCGCTGGGTACATCTGGTGTGTATTTCGCAGTAAGTGATGGTTTTGTCTCGAATCCTGAGTCAGCGCTGCACAGTTTCTGTCATGCGCTGCCGAATACCTGGCACACCATGTCCGTGATTCTTAGTGCGGCTTCCTGCTTAAGTTGGGTCGCTGAGCTGACTGGGTTTGAAGACGTTGGTGAGATGATCGCAGACGTTGCCAAGAACGCAGATGAGTCGTCACAGGTGGTGTTCTTACCTTATCTATCGGGTGAAAGGACCCCCCATAACAACCCGAATGCAAAGGGCGTATTTTTCGGAATGACTCACTCAACAACCAAGCTTGAACTGGCGCAAGCAGTCCTTGAAGGCGTTGGTTTTGCATTTGCAGATGGATTCGATGCCTTGCACGTAACCAAGAATATTCCAGACGAAGTGTCGCTGATTGGTGGCGGTGCTAGAAGTGAGTATTGGCGTCAAATGCTTGCCGATATTGTTGAAATGCCGCTGGTTTACAGAAAAGGTGGTGAAGTTGGTCCTGCGCTTGGTGCAGCAAGACTTGCTGTACTTGGTACAAAAGAGGGGGCCACTTTATCTGACGTGTGCCCAGTACCTGAACTCGTACAGAGCCACATGCCAAACCCAGACAAGCAAGCTTACTATCAAAGTAAACGAGCAACTTATCAAACACTGTACAAACAATTAAAAGGTCTGTTTTAAAACAGTCTAAGTCAAACCATTGCCACCCACTCGGGTGGCATTTTTCAAGGAAGATAACGATGATTGAATCTCGCAAATTAGGCGACATCGAAGTAAGCGCGCTCGGTATGGGCTGCTGGGCTATTGGCGGCCCATTCTGGGAAGGGGATACGCCTCTTGGCTGGGGAGAAGTTGATGACAGAGAATCTATTCGAGCTATACACGAGGGGCTCGATAACGGCATCAACTTGATTGACACTGCGAATATTTACGGGGCAGGGCACAGTGAGTATGTCATTGGTAAGGCAATCGCAGGTCGCCGAGACAAGGTTGTGCTTAGCAGCAAATTTGGCTTTGATGCCAACGAAGAGACCAAGCAAGTGCTGGGCGCTTTTCATCAACCCGGTGAGATTAGAGCCATGCTTGAAAACAGCCTTCGTCGCCTAAAAACGGATTACCTAGACATATTCTATTTCCACATCGGTGACCACCCAGTAGAGCACGTTGATTGCGTGGCTAACACGCTAGATGTCTTAGTAGCAGAAGGTAAAATTCGCAGTTATGGCTGGAGTACGGATGACATAGAGCGAGCTGAGTCACTCACTGACCGCAACGCTTATACCTCTGTTCAGTTTGAAAGTAATGTGTTCAATCGAAATCATGCCATGATGGCTGTCTGCGAGAAACATAACTTAGCGGGTCTGAACCGAAGCCCTCTCGCAATGGGACTCTTGACTGGTAAATACACCGATGGTTCAAGCTTATCGTCGTCAGACATTCGAAAGATTTCTCCGGAGTGGATGACCTATTTTAAAGATGGCAAGCCAGCACCAGAGCTTCTTGCTAAGCTTGAACAACTTAAAGCAATTTTGACCAGTGATGAGAGAACATTAACTCAAGGTGCATTGGCATGGCTTTGGGCTGCAAGCCCAAATAATGTTCCCATCCCGGGATTTAGAACGGTAGAGCAGGTGCGCGGACATATTGGTGCGTTGGAGAAAGGAGCACTGACTCAGTCACAATTGTCTGAGATAGACCTACTGCTGTCGAAGTAGTTGATCTATGTTGTTACGGTAGAGTCAGCACTAGCTGAACTACCGTAAACTCACTTATTCGTCCCAAACATTTTCTAGCGTATATGGGCTCCCCTCCATCACCCAGAACTCTCCGTGTAGATAGCGATAATGTCTGTCCATCGCCGCGATGTCAGCCATGTCATTTTCACTTAATTGCAGCGCCGAAGAGGCTAAGTTGAGTGCCTGCCTATCAGGATTACTCGACTTTGGAATGACGGTCAGCCCGCGATTGAGTTGCCAGCCGATAAGCACTTGCGCTTCGGTCATTTGATGCATTGTTGCTATACTCTTGATTGTTGGATGATCGAGAAGTGATGGTTCATCGAGTTTTGTCAATGAATCTGGACGATCGCCTGAGCCAAGCGGTGCGTAGGCGGTAACACAAATTTTGTTATCACGGCAAAACTCTATGAGAGAGCTTTGTTGTAGATAAGGGTGCGACTCAATTTGATTCACTGCTGGTACAATCGAGCCTGCATCGATGATTTCCTCTAACTTTTTGACGCTAAAGTTGGAAACGCCAATGTCTTTTGCGAGCCCTTGTTTTACTAGATTTTCCATCGCTAGCCACGTGACGCTTAAAGGCAGTTCATCGAGAGAAATGAAGTCACTGCCTTTCTCAGGAAAACCAACATGTGATTTAATAGCCACTGGCCAATGCATAAGATAGAGATCTATATAGTCCAGTTGAAGATCGTCAAGGGTGCGCTCAAGAGCTGGCTGCACATCATATAGGTGATGAAAAGCGTTCCATAATTTAGAGGTAATAAACAGCTCTTCGCGAGTAATTTCGCCCTCCAAAATCGCGTCTTTAACAGCGAGACCGACTTCCTTTTCATTGCCGTAGCCTGAAGCACAGTCAAAATGTCGATAACCCAGTTTTAGAGCGCTTCTTATCGCATTGTAGGTTTCATTAGGTTGGTCACTTTTCCATGTGCCTAAACCTATACTGGGCATTGCTCTACCCGTAATGAGATGGTGCGTAGGTGTCATCTGTTTATCCTTTTACTGAATGAAGTAACGCAATGGAATTATGTTATTTCAGCGAGTAAGTGATAGGAAGACGGACATTAGTTTTCATAACGGGATTGATAGATCTGATAAAGAGAAGTGAGACCTGAAAAGCAGTGAGACAACTTACACTGTTGTCTCACTGATTTGATACGATTAACCAAACATAAAGCTATATAGATAACCTGCACTGATAGCCATGCTTAGAATAACCACCAAAAATGCTGCAATCATCTGATTTTTAAAGATAGATTTTAGCAAGATGACTTCCGTTAGACTTGCGCCAGCACTACCAATGATTAAAGCCATTACTGAGCCTAGCGCCATGCCTTTTTGCACGAGTGCTGCGCTCAGTGGGATGACCGCTTCCGCACGAATGTAGAGTGGAATACCAATTACTGCTGCAATAGGAATCGCATACCAAACACCTTCGCCTGCGTATTGCGCGATAAGGTCAGTTGGAATAAATCCATAAATAAATGACCCTAGAAGAATACCAACCATTAGGTACGGGAAAACCTGTTTGAAGTCTTTCCACGTTGATTTCCAAATGCGAACCCAACGATTGTCCTCTTTTGGTGTTGCAGCTGTTGTGTCACAGCAAGCCGTCCCGTCAGCATTGATGTTAGTAATAGTCGGCTCTGGCGTTTTCTCCGAGCAGCAAGATGTCGCAGGAGCTGGCGCTGAGCAAGAGCTGTCTGCCGTACAACTAGCGGCTACTGGCTTTAATGACTCAATCTTCGGTGACCCACAGCTTGTAGAGGTTGCACAAGATGATTTTTCATCTTTTGCAGGTTTGCTGTCACCACATGATGTGCCGCATGAACTCGCAGCTTGTGCCTCATACGCCTCGGGTTTTACATAACGCTCAAAGCCTAGTTTCTCTAGTACATAGCCTGCAGTCACAGAAACAAACATAGCAATTGCAAAATAGAAGACCGCGACCTTGATA
This window of the Vibrio maritimus genome carries:
- a CDS encoding glycoside hydrolase family 3 N-terminal domain-containing protein, with translation MLYKDLYKNPNVDTAERVNDLLSRMTLLEKMAQLGAQWLILDEHGDHQDRDLEMGSHESKKPIHERLKHGIGQITRPLGTHSVSPVEGVKALNALQDYLVNQTRLGIPALSHEECLVGLMSKDATLYPSSLNYGHTWNPALIEEMSSDIGRQVRAVGAHQGLAPVLDVSRDVRWGRTEETLGEDPYHVGLLATAYVKGLQGAKRDVLATLKHYVGHSFSEGARNHAPVHIGFKELNDTFLLPFEMAVKLGNAGSIMPAYHDIDGEPCHSSEYLLTEVLRHRWGFDGLLVADYGGVDLLYSHHGIASDSAGAAALSFNAGLDIELPDDACSTKLELAMERGEFSITKLDEIVTRILTMKFKLGLFENPYCELPAEPLHNEESERLAYQVAAESIVLLKNDGLLPLSNQTKVALLGATADDQLALLGGYSFPVHLILSSEESDARVAATLRETFEQAFDSVCFAKGCNILTERHANAPVFPGDVDLALSQCLDSPIDMDTSGFIEAGGVIQDSEVAVVCVGDLAGLFQTGTVGEGSDADSLDLPGVQQGLIDMALDSGKPVVVIVTGGRPYNLGRAESEAAAILYGWAPGQCGAQAITDALLGKVNPSGRLTVSIPKNVGAVPYYYNHKLKSGGTPIAYHFGSNYPFGYGLSYTTFEYDDINIKAHEVEHDESIEVTMSVRNTGQVAGYEVVQLYVRDLISSLVRPIRELKGFGKVFLEPGEQKTLCFSLPVDMLNLTNHLHQRIVEAGDFDIMIGKSSTDIVFKETITVKGKTRILPQQWRMVCETSIS
- a CDS encoding DNA-binding transcriptional regulator gives rise to the protein MSLRSHHAQRVADKLNFETDNTINKNQGTMDKRFRITLLFNANKVYDREVIEGIGEYLQASQCDWDIFLEEEFTTHLDNFHNWKGDGVIADFDNPKIAELLKDSDIPVVGVGGSYENDEDYPDIPYVATDNQALVELAYQHLREKGLENFAFYGKPHDKCNRWAHEREKAFSNIVKKEGYTGSIYRGSETNSRTWTYDMNRLADWLQRLPTPTGIIAVTDSRARHLLQVCQHLNIMVPDKVSVIGIDNEELARYLTRVSLSSVGQGTKQMGYRAAKMLHRLLDAKDKDEAANPNQVLKHARVMVPPTQVFERQSTDYQALKDTYVIQAMHFIRHNACKGIKVDQVLSYVGISRSNMEARFKAERGHSIHQEIHNSKLKRACNLLGNTELPIVEIAELCGYPSLQYMYTVFKKNLDQTPKEYREASVNTAD
- the xylB gene encoding xylulokinase; translation: MYIGIDLGTSGVKSVAMTEQGEIIASCTVSLEVSRPKPLWSEQDPSAWWEATCESINGLKASVNLSDVIAIGLSGQMHGATLLDANGDVLRPAILWNDGRCEAECKELEAAVPNSRDIIGNIMMPGFTAPKLKWVANHEPEVFAKVDKVLLPKDYLRFKMTGDFASDMSDSAGTCWLDVEKRAWSEELLVATGLSVSQMPELFEGSAVTGILSPEIANAWEMPQVAVIAGGGDNAAGAVGVGITQPGQAMLSLGTSGVYFAVSDGFVSNPESALHSFCHALPNTWHTMSVILSAASCLSWVAELTGFEDVGEMIADVAKNADESSQVVFLPYLSGERTPHNNPNAKGVFFGMTHSTTKLELAQAVLEGVGFAFADGFDALHVTKNIPDEVSLIGGGARSEYWRQMLADIVEMPLVYRKGGEVGPALGAARLAVLGTKEGATLSDVCPVPELVQSHMPNPDKQAYYQSKRATYQTLYKQLKGLF
- a CDS encoding aldo/keto reductase, with amino-acid sequence MIESRKLGDIEVSALGMGCWAIGGPFWEGDTPLGWGEVDDRESIRAIHEGLDNGINLIDTANIYGAGHSEYVIGKAIAGRRDKVVLSSKFGFDANEETKQVLGAFHQPGEIRAMLENSLRRLKTDYLDIFYFHIGDHPVEHVDCVANTLDVLVAEGKIRSYGWSTDDIERAESLTDRNAYTSVQFESNVFNRNHAMMAVCEKHNLAGLNRSPLAMGLLTGKYTDGSSLSSSDIRKISPEWMTYFKDGKPAPELLAKLEQLKAILTSDERTLTQGALAWLWAASPNNVPIPGFRTVEQVRGHIGALEKGALTQSQLSEIDLLLSK
- a CDS encoding aldo/keto reductase, which translates into the protein MTPTHHLITGRAMPSIGLGTWKSDQPNETYNAIRSALKLGYRHFDCASGYGNEKEVGLAVKDAILEGEITREELFITSKLWNAFHHLYDVQPALERTLDDLQLDYIDLYLMHWPVAIKSHVGFPEKGSDFISLDELPLSVTWLAMENLVKQGLAKDIGVSNFSVKKLEEIIDAGSIVPAVNQIESHPYLQQSSLIEFCRDNKICVTAYAPLGSGDRPDSLTKLDEPSLLDHPTIKSIATMHQMTEAQVLIGWQLNRGLTVIPKSSNPDRQALNLASSALQLSENDMADIAAMDRHYRYLHGEFWVMEGSPYTLENVWDE
- a CDS encoding permease, with product MSPEFLSMATETANMFAFLATELIILFLAISYIVGVLQEFLTPEKIQSILSSKNGRGYFVAALLGSITPFCSCSTIPFLKGLLRARAGFGPMMVFLFASPLLNPVIIGLFVVTFGIKVAVFYFAIAMFVSVTAGYVLEKLGFERYVKPEAYEAQAASSCGTSCGDSKPAKDEKSSCATSTSCGSPKIESLKPVAASCTADSSCSAPAPATSCCSEKTPEPTITNINADGTACCDTTAATPKEDNRWVRIWKSTWKDFKQVFPYLMVGILLGSFIYGFIPTDLIAQYAGEGVWYAIPIAAVIGIPLYIRAEAVIPLSAALVQKGMALGSVMALIIGSAGASLTEVILLKSIFKNQMIAAFLVVILSMAISAGYLYSFMFG